The nucleotide sequence CATGGCTTCCGTGCCATAGGTGGGCAGGTGGCTGTAACTGGTGGTGGTGATCACGCTCTTGCCGCTGGCCAGCAGCTTCACGATGTCGTCGGTGTTGGTGTTGTCGCGGACGGCCTTTGACGCGGCATGCAAGACGAGGTCGGCGTCGAGCGCCAGGATCGCGGACTTGTCGCCGGTGACCGTGACGTTCGTTGGCGCCCGGCCGACCAGCGTGCCGGCGTCGACGCCGGCTTTCGCGGGGCTGTAGGCGAAGACGCCGGCCAGTTCGAGGCCCGGGTTGTCGATGATCTCGCGCAGTTGTGCCGACCCGACCTGGCCGGTCGCCCACTGGATTACCCGGACCGTCACGCCGGCCCGCCCGGAAACTTCAACAGCGCGCCCGCATCCACCCGGATCTGCTGTCCGGTGACGTAGCGTGACTCGTCGCTGGCCAGGAACACGGCGAGGTTGGCGATGTCCTCCGGTTCGACGTAGGGGATGGGCATCGCCTGGAAGTGGGTGAAGGCCGGCTCCGCGTCGGCGCGGGCGGGCTTTTCCCTCTTCATGTCGGGGCGGAACACCGCGTACAGCCCGTCGTTATGCAGCAGATGCGTGTTGCAGTTGGTGGGGTGAATGGCGCTGACCCGAATCATCGTGGGCGCCAGATGGAGTGCCATCTGTTCGACGTACCCGATCAGGGTGTTCTTGGCCCACGCATATCCGGCGCCACCCGGGCCCATCAGCGGGTTCGTCGTGGTGGCGGGCATCATGCCGGCTGTCGATCCGGTCACGATGATCGAGCCACCGTCGCCGAGGTAGGGCAGCGAAACCGCGACGGTGTTCATCACGCCGAGCAGGTCGACGTCGGTGGCGTCGACGAAATCGGATGGCAGCGGATCGCCCATCGCCATCGGCAGGATGCCGGCATTGGCAACCACGATGTCCAGGCGGGAAAGCTCGGAGATCGCTTCATCCAGCGCTTTTCGCAGTTGACCACGTTCGCGCACATCCGCCTTCATGGCGATGCAGCGCCGACCGAGGTTCTCGACGAGTTTGGAAGTCGTCTCCAGATCCTCGATCGTGGACAGCGGGTAGTTGTTGGACTCGATCTGCTCGCAGATGTCGATAAAGACGATGTCGGCGCCCTCGGCGGCCATCTGGACCGCGTGTGCGCGTCCCTGACCTCGCGCCGCCCCGGTGATGAAGGCGACCTTGCCGCTCAGCCGATTGCTCATGTTCTCCGTCGGGTCGTTTTCGCGCAATCTAAACCTCTAGATGTATCTTTTGTAAAGCCGTTGACGTCAGACCTCGGCGGCCGGTGGAGAAGGAGTGACGTGGCTAAGCCCAAACAGATTGCCGACGAGTTGCGCGGGCTGATCATCACCGGAGATCTTGACGAGGGCGAC is from Mycobacterium conspicuum and encodes:
- a CDS encoding mycofactocin-coupled SDR family oxidoreductase, with product MSNRLSGKVAFITGAARGQGRAHAVQMAAEGADIVFIDICEQIESNNYPLSTIEDLETTSKLVENLGRRCIAMKADVRERGQLRKALDEAISELSRLDIVVANAGILPMAMGDPLPSDFVDATDVDLLGVMNTVAVSLPYLGDGGSIIVTGSTAGMMPATTTNPLMGPGGAGYAWAKNTLIGYVEQMALHLAPTMIRVSAIHPTNCNTHLLHNDGLYAVFRPDMKREKPARADAEPAFTHFQAMPIPYVEPEDIANLAVFLASDESRYVTGQQIRVDAGALLKFPGGPA